The sequence below is a genomic window from Anopheles cruzii chromosome 3, idAnoCruzAS_RS32_06, whole genome shotgun sequence.
ATCATTTGATCACAGAAACAGTAGCGCAATCACCTTCAAACGAGACTGCTTTCGGGTCGCATGAAAGTGACGCGCTTAACGTGGCAGTAGGCGATAGTCCTGTGTTAAGCTCATGTAAGACGAGAGATTTAAGACACGTCTGTAGCCAGTGCGGAGCCTCTTTTGTGACAACGTTACACTTTGCTCGTCACCTGCGCCGTCACGGTGTCCTCGCGTGCGAGGAGTGCCTAGAAGCGTTTCGCAGGTATGTGCTGAAGCTTTCgaaattcttttttttgtcgtcaACTGTGCAATCTCATTTCAGTATCAAAAAGCTAACGGAGCACGAAACAAAATGTCAACGAGGGAGAAATAAGCACGTACCGGAGCCTTCGTCATCCGCTGACCAAAACGAGGCCGCTAAGATGGCTGTACGCAAAAAATCACACATATGCCCGTATTGCGGCAAATATTGGGTTTCAGCTTCCGCTCTGGTCGCTCACTGTCGCACGCACACTGGCGAACGGCCGTTCGAGTGCAAGTTCTGCGCGAAACGGTTCACTACCTCGACCGGGCTAGACGCCCACGAACGGCGCCATTTGGGCAATAAACCGCACCGATGTTCGATCTGCGGCAAACGCTTCACCGAGAGCTCTAACATGCGAGTGCACATGAGGCAGCACACGCAGGAAAGGCCGCACGCCTGTAAGGTGTGCAATCGCGCGTTCTCGCGCGTCtatctgctgcagctgcacatGCGAACGCACACCGGAGAAAAACCGTATGCGTGCGAATTTTGCGACAGGGGCTTCTCTCAACAGGGCGATCTGGTGGCCCATCGGCGTATCCACAGTGGTGAACGACCGTACGTTTGTGGCATTTGTAGTAAGTCGTTCATCAAAAGCAACGGTCTGATGCAACACTTGAAAAGCCACCAAAGACACTTACTACTGAGCGCTGTACCGCAGACCAAATTATAATCAATATACGTGTGATCAGGCCATTTTAATTTCGCTACTCCGTTCGCACTTTATTGGACAACGGCAGGTATTGTGGTCCACGTTTCCTCTCGATTAGTGAGCACTCCGACACGACGCGGGCCAGTTCGTACAGCATCATCACTACGATGGTCGTGCACTCGATGATGACGAAATGTGAAATCGAAGTGCCGATCTCGAGCCACGAGCCTTCGTTGcggacgagaaaaaaaaagttcaaacaCATCCAATCGCACACGATCAGCGTGAGGGTGAAGATTTTCCTCTTCTCAACCTGCGAACGGGATTAGAATGGGAAAAAGATTGGTTTTTCTTCCATGTGGCTTCCATTAGTTAACGGCAACTTACGGCGGTAACGATAACCATTGCTTTTAGCGAGCAAACTACCAGCACCAGAGGCACCAGCAGCTTAAGTACGATCAGGGCCATCATGGTGAAGGGTGAGAAGGTTGTCACGAAGCATCGGACCCAGTTCGGATCGAACGAACTGACCGTGGCCAAATTGCCCGTACCGAAGAATGAAGTTAGAAGAAACAGCATCTACCGGAAGCGGAGAGTTAGAGGGAcatttttggtaaattttctCTTTGCGGACCATTTTTGCTATCTACACTTACAAATGCCAAACTGCGGCGCGTTTGCTGAACGTCAACCGGGGCTCGCGGAGTTTTCGACGAGCAAAACGAGAAATTCTAAAAGACGAACCACAGTGGAAGATCATTGTGCTTCTGTCTATCTATGATAATTTTACCTTCACTTTTCCGTGCACCAAGAAACTCTCCACCTCAATCCAGCTGTAGAGGGTCAAGCAGAAGCACAGCAAAAACAGTGGTTCGTACGATAGCGAGAGCATCGTGTAGGGCGCACTAAGGCCACTAAATAACGCCAGCATGCGATCCGCAATTGTGGTGCTCGCTAGTAGCGGTGTCACTAGTCCCAGCGCTGCCGAAAGAACATATCGGTTCAAACATTGTTCGATGTGATGCATTTACTCGAAACGTACCCGAAAACACCCAACAACAAGTCCTACTCCATTGCGGGACGGATTGCGAAGACTCGATCGCACTGATGATGTACAGTAGATTGGCCGCTTGTAACAGTTGCAGCAAGATGTTAGCCATGGTGAGGAAGGCAGAAAGTGTTCCCCTTTTCAATATTACTATGTTGGTAACGGTCCAGGCAATGATCGATAGAATTCTGCCAATGGAATGTAAGCTCATCAAAAATGATTGTCCCATTATCCGAAAGGGCGGGTCACAACTACTTACAGCAAGTAAACGTTCGAATTGTCACGACCGACATTGGGTATTAAGGGGAATCCTGCCAGAAGCGTGTTACAGATAAACCATCGCCAAAACAGCGGCCACGGAAACTTTGTGCCGGTCTGTTTCACTCTATATAGACACACCACAACGAGGACACAATGGAGGCAAAGCATGGGAGCCAACAAACGTCGATCCATGAATGCTAAAACCTGTAATTCATTAAGGATTTAAGCGAAGAGCTAATTTCTTCCCCCCACAAGCTCGTATCTTACCAGTGTTTCTACGACAATTACAAATCCTATACAATAGATCACAGTTTTCAGCCCTCCAAGGAATGTGTATTCCCTCCAGTGGGCTCCTATATAACCCCACAGTGCGATGGGAACTAGGAAGTACAATAACGTTACGGGCGGTGTTCTTTGGgctgaaaatggaaaaccgttAACCAGGTGGCAGAGTAAGATTTTCTCTGAGAACCCACCAATGTTTAAAATTACAACACAAGTGGCCACTAATACTGCCACCAGAGCGACAAC
It includes:
- the LOC128270023 gene encoding GPI ethanolamine phosphate transferase 1-like, which gives rise to MDGNTIDRRLIGRCVHEDPSAVFKGWKENPVEFDSVLNRSRVSYCWGSPDIIDMFSRGAVPGRVHTDAYASGDEIFAQSANTSLLDVWVFDRVRQFLAAESTKRNVLSSTKLILFLHLLGLDTAGHVHKPYSELFTENLLTVDQGIASIVELMEQSTGYDGRTAYVFTSDHGMTDKGSHGSGDPFETETPFLAWGAGLRHWNGTRIEAVDLRPNIVSFLELDGNSIPVHQINQADVAPVMSAILGIAVPKNNLGTLPHHLLNVSEEYAAWAMSNNAEQLLEQYHHWQREAERKTLQWLAPTEQKNFKTMIENFVGQIESSTEANEFVKVQKLCHMLMHLSLEAIRYFQRYHQPELLVALTLTMLGWLLLLAKETFTTPAQRTPPVTLLYFLVPIALWGYIGAHWREYTFLGGLKTVIYCIGFVIVVETLVLAFMDRRLLAPMLCLHCVLVVVCLYRVKQTGTKFPWPLFWRWFICNTLLAGFPLIPNVGRDNSNVYLLILSIIAWTVTNIVILKRGTLSAFLTMANILLQLLQAANLLYIISAIESSQSVPQWSRTCCWVFSALGLVTPLLASTTIADRMLALFSGLSAPYTMLSLSYEPLFLLCFCLTLYSWIEVESFLVHGKVKNFSFCSSKTPRAPVDVQQTRRSLAFMLFLLTSFFGTGNLATVSSFDPNWVRCFVTTFSPFTMMALIVLKLLVPLVLVVCSLKAMVIVTAVEKRKIFTLTLIVCDWMCLNFFFLVRNEGSWLEIGTSISHFVIIECTTIVVMMLYELARVVSECSLIERKRGPQYLPLSNKVRTE
- the LOC128270022 gene encoding zinc finger protein 45-like, which produces MTNDDATILLPDSCRCCLLETKNMVHVFDVLDEFRVKISELIERNGRVMILPSDGYSKQICFDCLDNVAIAERFSMRCKKTMELLQTLVVEEQESGEWLDSSDELHVKDVTVANEVPDLATNGAQYVEEFEDEQLTTMLTGPEEAVPEDEFQTGHTEDTETGRILDQEILDESEFGDHLITETVAQSPSNETAFGSHESDALNVAVGDSPVLSSCKTRDLRHVCSQCGASFVTTLHFARHLRRHGVLACEECLEAFRSIKKLTEHETKCQRGRNKHVPEPSSSADQNEAAKMAVRKKSHICPYCGKYWVSASALVAHCRTHTGERPFECKFCAKRFTTSTGLDAHERRHLGNKPHRCSICGKRFTESSNMRVHMRQHTQERPHACKVCNRAFSRVYLLQLHMRTHTGEKPYACEFCDRGFSQQGDLVAHRRIHSGERPYVCGICSKSFIKSNGLMQHLKSHQRHLLLSAVPQTKL